A portion of the Cellulophaga algicola DSM 14237 genome contains these proteins:
- a CDS encoding DNA-binding response regulator has protein sequence MDRIFVSEDIDSNNLGVTTTLQNMGYTQIGHSQYCDDALLKLQKAILDGNPYDLLITDLSFENPRSKKKLQNGQELIVAIKAIQPTLKVIVFSVEDDHHTITTLFSDQKIDAYVCKGLNGLSELQKSIKAITKHEQYTCPIATAVLQQKNVLALDDYDQQLLSYLSKGYTQLEISTLLKEKGISPNSVRSIEGNISKLKDYFNATNTTHLVYVASSLGLI, from the coding sequence TTGGATAGAATTTTTGTATCAGAAGATATAGACAGTAATAACTTAGGGGTTACCACTACGCTACAAAACATGGGATATACCCAGATTGGTCATTCTCAGTATTGCGATGATGCACTCTTAAAACTACAAAAGGCAATACTAGATGGTAATCCTTATGATCTTCTGATTACCGATTTGTCTTTTGAAAACCCTAGATCGAAGAAAAAACTTCAAAACGGACAAGAACTTATTGTTGCCATAAAAGCCATACAGCCTACTTTAAAAGTGATTGTTTTTTCTGTGGAAGATGATCATCATACCATCACTACCTTATTTTCTGATCAAAAAATTGATGCCTATGTTTGTAAAGGACTAAACGGCCTTAGTGAGCTTCAAAAGAGCATTAAAGCCATCACCAAGCATGAACAATATACGTGCCCTATAGCTACCGCCGTATTGCAACAAAAAAATGTTTTAGCCTTAGATGATTACGACCAACAGCTCTTATCTTATTTATCTAAAGGATATACCCAGCTTGAAATAAGTACCCTACTTAAAGAAAAAGGCATAAGTCCAAATAGTGTGCGGTCTATTGAAGGTAATATTAGTAAATTAAAAGATTATTTTAATGCGACAAACACCACGCATTTAGTTTACGTAGCCTCTAGTCTAGGGCTTATATAA
- a CDS encoding sensor histidine kinase: MNNKFFLHFIFILFLTCYQSVFAIDFIRFKKKNSSLPLTENTNDSLKIIKKQIGAFTKKKEYANAIQYSKKLLQAAKIKSDTSTIDNAYWRQAFYFDKLNQLDSSYFYYDKSYTYNLALKDTVVAGERLLGMANIQKSLGDYTGALITAIDGLKYLENSSALEATIGLYQIITVSQKELGNQEEALRWNKKAFDILKNNPKAEISPSSIHIINITKANILAEKKEYRASIHILDSIAQETAGKNLFEFSRAICNMGHFKWLEDANNPKSETLLLESLRIRTSLNTSSGLFSSYIHLAEFYFNTKKPKALGYAQQAFLQSEKLNNPVATLEALDLILPLKKELHLDLSNEAITYSRIQSQLEKSRQAVRAIYAATRYDHDALERKNLTLLAQVATKEKQGILALSAVVFLLGVIGFVIYYKNQQKQKEQLEMAYKTELRLSKKLHDELGNDIFYLMTQVQKEATDASASKKVLILDGLDSIYQRIRDISKEFTAIDTGKNFGKEFFALLNSYSSANTKLITKELNDGFWDEVAPKTKIELYRVLQELLVNMKKHSKASFVAITCVKNDKEVMIKYVDNGIGFNKKESFSGNGIKNVENRMDAIKGTINFDSKPNEGVTATLTFTI; the protein is encoded by the coding sequence ATGAATAACAAGTTTTTTTTACATTTCATCTTTATACTCTTCCTCACTTGTTATCAATCTGTTTTTGCTATTGATTTTATCAGATTCAAAAAGAAAAACAGCAGCCTACCTCTTACTGAAAATACTAATGATTCTCTGAAAATTATAAAAAAACAAATTGGCGCTTTTACAAAAAAGAAAGAGTATGCCAATGCCATTCAATATTCTAAGAAATTATTACAAGCGGCCAAAATAAAGTCTGACACCAGTACTATTGACAATGCATACTGGCGCCAAGCTTTTTATTTTGATAAACTAAACCAGTTAGATTCTTCTTATTTTTATTACGATAAATCTTACACTTATAATTTAGCCCTAAAAGATACCGTCGTTGCTGGAGAACGATTATTGGGTATGGCAAACATTCAAAAAAGCTTAGGAGATTATACCGGAGCCCTGATCACTGCTATTGACGGATTAAAATATTTAGAAAATTCTTCAGCGTTAGAAGCTACGATTGGACTTTACCAGATTATAACCGTTTCTCAAAAAGAATTGGGCAACCAGGAAGAAGCCCTCCGTTGGAATAAAAAAGCTTTTGATATCCTAAAAAACAATCCAAAGGCAGAAATTTCACCCTCTAGCATTCATATCATTAACATTACGAAAGCAAATATCCTCGCTGAAAAAAAAGAGTATCGTGCAAGCATTCATATTTTAGATAGCATTGCCCAGGAAACAGCCGGGAAAAACCTCTTTGAGTTTTCTAGAGCTATTTGCAATATGGGCCATTTTAAATGGCTAGAAGATGCCAACAACCCAAAAAGTGAAACGCTACTTTTAGAATCTTTAAGAATCCGGACTTCTTTGAATACCTCTAGCGGATTGTTCTCTAGTTACATTCACCTAGCAGAATTCTATTTTAATACTAAAAAACCAAAAGCTTTGGGGTATGCACAACAAGCTTTTCTGCAATCAGAAAAACTAAACAATCCTGTAGCTACGCTAGAGGCTTTAGACCTAATTTTACCCTTAAAAAAAGAATTACACCTAGATCTTTCTAATGAAGCGATTACCTATTCTAGGATACAAAGTCAATTAGAAAAATCAAGACAAGCCGTTCGTGCTATCTATGCTGCTACCAGATATGATCATGATGCCTTAGAAAGAAAGAACCTTACCTTACTTGCCCAAGTGGCCACTAAAGAGAAGCAAGGCATTTTGGCACTTTCTGCTGTAGTTTTCCTTTTAGGTGTTATTGGTTTTGTGATCTATTATAAAAATCAGCAAAAACAAAAAGAGCAGCTAGAAATGGCGTATAAGACAGAACTGCGATTGTCTAAAAAATTACATGACGAATTGGGGAATGATATTTTTTATTTGATGACACAAGTACAAAAAGAAGCTACAGATGCTTCTGCCTCTAAAAAGGTACTCATCTTAGATGGCTTAGATAGTATTTACCAACGAATTAGAGATATTTCTAAAGAATTTACGGCTATAGATACCGGTAAAAACTTTGGTAAAGAATTTTTCGCACTTCTTAATTCCTACAGTTCTGCAAACACGAAATTAATTACCAAAGAATTAAACGATGGCTTTTGGGACGAAGTAGCTCCTAAAACTAAAATTGAACTTTATAGAGTGTTGCAAGAATTACTCGTCAATATGAAAAAGCATAGTAAGGCCTCATTTGTCGCTATTACTTGTGTAAAAAACGATAAAGAGGTCATGATTAAATATGTAGATAATGGCATTGGTTTTAATAAAAAAGAAAGTTTTTCAGGAAATGGCATCAAAAATGTGGAAAACCGCATGGATGCTATTAAAGGAACTATTAATTTCGACTCCAAACCAAACGAAGGGGTTACCGCTACCCTAACGTTTACCATTTAA
- a CDS encoding DUF3761 domain-containing protein, with amino-acid sequence MEWILKLVFLGIVIGIVRKYPKISIVLAVIGLLLYCQKEDPIPQQRTAPTEIYSNKTYSTPEVPTHYRSKASLKSIQTELGISQPVTTKPYEKPKATSIRVGATCKDGTSSKATGRGACSHHGGVAYWLYE; translated from the coding sequence ATGGAATGGATTCTTAAACTTGTATTTCTAGGCATTGTGATTGGTATTGTTAGAAAATACCCAAAGATTAGTATTGTACTAGCTGTAATCGGCTTACTCCTCTATTGCCAAAAAGAAGATCCTATTCCGCAACAGCGCACAGCCCCTACAGAAATTTATTCCAACAAAACGTATAGTACTCCTGAAGTACCCACACACTACCGCTCAAAGGCTTCCCTAAAAAGTATACAAACTGAGTTGGGAATTTCCCAACCCGTTACCACAAAACCTTATGAAAAACCTAAAGCTACAAGCATTAGAGTGGGTGCTACTTGTAAGGACGGCACTTCTTCTAAAGCAACAGGTAGAGGCGCTTGCTCTCACCATGGCGGAGTAGCTTATTGGCTTTACGAATAA